The Pseudomonas baetica genome includes a region encoding these proteins:
- a CDS encoding amino acid ABC transporter substrate-binding protein has product MKMLKSTLAIVTAAAVLGVSGFAQAGATLDAVQKKGFVQCGVSDGLPGFSVPDATGKILGIDADFCRAVAAAVFGDATKVKFSQLNAKERFTALQSGEIDILSRNTTMTSSRDAGMGLKFPGFITYYDGIGFLVNNKLGVKSAKELDGATICIQAGTTTELNVSDYFRGNGLKYTPITFDTSDESAKSLESGRCDVLTSDKSQLFAQRSKLASPKDYVVLPETISKEPLGPVVRNGDDEWLAVVRWTGYAMLNAEEAGITSKNVEAEAKSTKNPDVARMLGADGEYGKDLKLPKDWVVQIVKQVGNYGEVFEKNLGKNTPLEIDRGLNALWNNGGIQYAPPVR; this is encoded by the coding sequence ATGAAGATGTTGAAATCCACTCTGGCGATCGTGACTGCAGCAGCAGTACTCGGCGTCAGCGGGTTCGCTCAGGCGGGTGCAACCCTGGATGCCGTGCAGAAGAAAGGTTTCGTGCAGTGTGGCGTGAGCGACGGTCTGCCGGGCTTCTCGGTTCCGGACGCTACCGGCAAGATCCTCGGCATCGACGCTGATTTCTGCCGCGCAGTAGCTGCTGCCGTATTCGGCGACGCAACCAAGGTCAAATTCAGTCAGTTGAACGCCAAGGAGCGCTTCACCGCGCTGCAGTCCGGCGAGATCGACATCCTGTCGCGCAACACCACCATGACCAGCTCCCGTGATGCGGGCATGGGCCTGAAATTCCCGGGCTTCATTACCTACTATGACGGCATCGGCTTCCTGGTAAACAACAAGCTGGGCGTGAAGAGTGCCAAAGAGCTGGACGGCGCAACCATCTGCATCCAGGCCGGTACTACCACCGAGCTCAACGTTTCCGACTACTTCCGCGGCAACGGTCTGAAATACACCCCAATCACTTTCGACACCTCCGATGAAAGCGCCAAGTCGCTGGAATCCGGTCGTTGCGACGTGCTGACTTCCGACAAATCCCAGCTGTTCGCCCAGCGCAGCAAACTGGCTTCGCCGAAAGACTACGTGGTTCTGCCGGAAACCATTTCCAAGGAACCACTGGGTCCGGTCGTGCGTAACGGCGACGACGAGTGGCTGGCTGTAGTGCGCTGGACTGGCTACGCCATGCTCAACGCTGAAGAGGCCGGCATCACTTCGAAGAATGTCGAAGCTGAAGCCAAGTCCACCAAGAATCCGGACGTCGCTCGTATGCTCGGTGCTGACGGTGAATACGGCAAAGACCTGAAACTGCCGAAGGACTGGGTCGTGCAGATCGTCAAGCAGGTCGGCAACTACGGTGAAGTGTTCGAGAAAAACCTCGGCAAGAACACTCCGCTGGAAATCGACCGTGGCCTGAACGCCCTGTGGAACAACGGCGGCATTCAGTACGCACCACCAGTGCGCTAA
- a CDS encoding amino acid ABC transporter permease, which translates to MSTHTFKPDMPPPSSSIGVVAWMRANMFSSWLNTLLTLFAFYLIYLIVPPILGWAILDANWVGTTQADCTKEGACWVFIQQRFGQFMYGYYPTGLRWRVDLTVWLAVIGVAPLFISRFPRKAVYGLSFLVIYPIVAWCLLHGGVFGLQTVATSQWGGLMLTLVIATVGIAGALPLGIVLALGRRSNMPAIRVVCVTFIEFWRGVPLITVLFMSSVMLPLFLPEGMNFDKLLRALIGVILFQSAYVAEVVRGGLQAIPKGQYEAAAAMGLGYWRSMGLVILPQALKMVIPGIVNTFIALFKDTSLVIIIGLFDLLNSVKQAAADPKWLGMATEGYVFAALVFWIFCFGMSRYSMHLERKLDTGHKR; encoded by the coding sequence ATGAGTACTCATACTTTCAAACCCGACATGCCCCCACCGAGCAGTAGCATCGGCGTAGTGGCATGGATGCGCGCGAACATGTTCTCCAGCTGGCTCAACACCCTGCTGACGCTGTTCGCGTTCTACCTGATCTACCTGATCGTTCCGCCGATTCTGGGGTGGGCGATCCTCGACGCCAACTGGGTCGGCACCACCCAGGCCGATTGCACCAAGGAGGGCGCCTGCTGGGTGTTCATCCAGCAACGCTTCGGTCAGTTCATGTATGGCTATTACCCGACCGGCCTGCGCTGGCGCGTGGACCTGACCGTGTGGCTGGCAGTGATCGGCGTGGCGCCACTGTTCATCTCGCGCTTCCCGCGTAAAGCGGTGTACGGGTTGAGCTTTCTGGTGATCTATCCGATTGTCGCCTGGTGCCTGCTGCACGGCGGCGTATTCGGCCTGCAAACCGTCGCGACCAGCCAATGGGGCGGCTTGATGCTGACTCTGGTGATCGCCACCGTCGGTATCGCTGGCGCCTTGCCGCTTGGCATCGTGCTGGCGCTGGGTCGACGTTCGAACATGCCAGCGATTCGTGTGGTCTGCGTGACCTTCATCGAGTTCTGGCGTGGCGTGCCGTTGATCACGGTGCTGTTCATGTCCTCGGTGATGCTGCCGCTGTTCCTGCCCGAAGGCATGAACTTCGACAAGCTGCTGCGGGCGCTGATCGGCGTGATCCTGTTCCAGTCGGCCTACGTCGCCGAAGTGGTGCGTGGCGGTCTGCAAGCGATTCCCAAAGGACAGTACGAAGCCGCTGCCGCGATGGGCCTCGGTTATTGGCGTTCGATGGGCCTGGTGATTCTGCCGCAAGCCCTGAAGATGGTGATCCCCGGCATCGTCAACACCTTCATTGCGCTGTTCAAGGACACCAGTCTGGTGATCATCATCGGCCTCTTTGACCTGCTCAACAGCGTCAAGCAAGCCGCTGCCGATCCGAAATGGCTGGGCATGGCCACCGAAGGCTACGTGTTCGCCGCCCTGGTGTTCTGGATTTTCTGTTTTGGTATGTCGCGCTATTCCATGCATCTGGAACGCAAGCTCGACACTGGCCACAAGCGTTAG
- a CDS encoding ornithine cyclodeaminase family protein, whose protein sequence is MSSTPYVIDQAKAHELLARIDVPQILRKLFSDLAAGHAVQPAQQLVEFPQGAGDFINYLGVLAEDGVYGVKTSPYIVREQGPLVTAWTLLMSMQTGQPLLLCDAGELTTARTAATTAVAVDALAPLDTRRLAIIGSGKVAQAHLHYVKSLRDWQSIRVYSPSLQEDPETQARLKALAPELTIATSREAALVEADVIMLCTSSAVPVLDPATLSKPALITSISTNAPRAHEVPPQSLGDMQVFCDYRLTTPGSAGEMLIAVEQHGWSKDSIVGDLADLLSEKVQRPGYDRHVFFRSIGLGLEDIALANAVYHLSN, encoded by the coding sequence ATGTCCAGTACGCCCTACGTGATCGACCAAGCCAAAGCCCATGAGCTGCTGGCACGCATCGACGTGCCGCAGATTCTGCGCAAGCTGTTTAGCGATCTCGCCGCCGGTCACGCCGTGCAGCCGGCGCAGCAACTGGTGGAATTCCCGCAGGGCGCCGGTGACTTCATCAATTACTTGGGTGTGTTGGCCGAAGATGGCGTGTATGGGGTGAAGACTTCGCCGTACATCGTTCGCGAGCAGGGCCCGTTGGTCACCGCGTGGACGTTGCTGATGTCGATGCAGACCGGCCAGCCGCTGCTGCTCTGCGATGCAGGCGAACTGACTACGGCGCGCACGGCAGCGACCACGGCGGTGGCCGTCGACGCCCTCGCCCCGCTGGATACGCGGCGGCTGGCGATTATCGGCAGCGGCAAAGTTGCGCAGGCGCATCTGCATTACGTGAAGTCGCTGCGCGATTGGCAAAGCATCAGAGTGTATTCGCCGAGCCTGCAGGAGGATCCTGAAACTCAGGCGCGGCTCAAAGCCCTTGCTCCCGAACTGACGATTGCCACAAGCCGTGAAGCCGCCCTCGTGGAGGCCGACGTGATCATGCTCTGCACCTCCTCCGCAGTCCCGGTGCTCGACCCGGCAACATTGAGTAAACCCGCGCTGATCACCTCGATCAGCACCAACGCCCCTCGCGCCCATGAAGTACCGCCGCAGAGCTTGGGCGACATGCAGGTGTTCTGCGACTACCGTCTGACCACGCCGGGGTCGGCGGGCGAGATGCTGATTGCCGTTGAACAGCATGGCTGGAGCAAGGATTCGATTGTGGGTGACCTCGCCGATCTGCTCAGCGAAAAAGTGCAACGGCCCGGCTACGACCGTCACGTGTTTTTCCGCTCAATCGGCCTGGGTCTGGAAGACATCGCCCTGGCCAATGCGGTTTATCACTTAAGTAACTGA
- a CDS encoding type II toxin-antitoxin system MqsR family toxin codes for MEKNTPHYDLAVIKAEVRRLGKKAFTKTSADSGEYLGFSISEMQEIVFELQNRMLYKSMTSYDDHRVWQDVYHTHSQDLEIYIKVTYRPGGGPPVISFKEKNP; via the coding sequence ATGGAGAAGAACACGCCCCATTACGACTTGGCGGTGATCAAGGCTGAGGTCCGGCGGCTTGGAAAAAAAGCCTTTACCAAGACCTCGGCAGATTCAGGCGAGTATCTCGGCTTTAGCATCAGCGAGATGCAAGAGATCGTTTTCGAATTGCAGAACAGGATGTTGTACAAATCGATGACCAGCTACGACGATCATCGGGTCTGGCAAGACGTGTATCACACCCATTCACAAGATCTGGAGATTTACATCAAGGTGACCTACCGCCCCGGTGGCGGCCCACCGGTAATCTCCTTCAAGGAGAAAAACCCATGA
- a CDS encoding amino acid ABC transporter permease translates to MQKSIGAPKQRLSLSDPRVRAWVFQIVTIVAVVSLGWFLFDNTQTNLEHRGITSGFSFLERSAGFGIAQTLIDYTEADSYARVFVIGLLNTLLVTIIGVILATLLGFIIGVARLSPNWIISKLATVYVEVFRNIPPLLQILFWYFAVFLTMPGPRNSHNFGDTFFVSSRGLNMPAALAADGFWAFVISVVVAIVGIVLMCRWANKRFEATGEPFHKFWVGLAILLVIPSLCALIFGAPLHWEMPELKGFNFVGGWVLIPELLALTLALTVYTAAFIAEIVRSGIKSVSHGQTEAARSLGLREGPTLRKVIIPQALRVIIPPLTSQYLNLAKNSSLAAGIGYPEMVSLFAGTVLNQTGQAIEVIAITMSVYLAISISISLLMNWYNKRIALIER, encoded by the coding sequence ATGCAAAAATCAATCGGCGCACCAAAGCAGAGGCTCAGCCTCAGCGATCCGCGAGTGCGCGCCTGGGTATTTCAGATCGTCACCATCGTGGCAGTCGTCTCCCTGGGCTGGTTCCTGTTCGATAACACACAAACCAACCTTGAACACCGGGGCATCACCTCCGGCTTCAGCTTTCTGGAGCGCAGTGCCGGGTTCGGCATCGCTCAAACCCTGATCGACTACACCGAAGCGGACAGCTATGCCCGCGTGTTTGTGATCGGTCTGCTCAATACATTGCTGGTGACCATCATCGGCGTGATCCTGGCGACTCTGCTGGGCTTCATCATTGGTGTCGCGCGTCTATCGCCGAACTGGATCATCAGCAAGCTGGCGACCGTGTATGTGGAAGTCTTCCGCAACATTCCGCCCCTGCTGCAAATCCTGTTCTGGTACTTCGCGGTGTTCCTGACCATGCCGGGACCGCGGAACAGCCACAACTTCGGCGACACTTTCTTTGTCAGCAGCCGTGGCCTGAACATGCCGGCCGCGCTGGCAGCTGATGGTTTCTGGGCGTTCGTGATCAGCGTAGTGGTGGCCATCGTCGGCATCGTGCTGATGTGCCGCTGGGCCAACAAACGCTTTGAAGCGACCGGTGAGCCGTTCCACAAGTTCTGGGTAGGTCTGGCGATTCTGCTGGTGATCCCGAGTTTGTGCGCGCTGATCTTCGGCGCTCCGCTGCACTGGGAAATGCCCGAACTCAAGGGCTTCAACTTCGTTGGCGGCTGGGTGCTTATCCCGGAACTGCTGGCCTTGACCCTGGCCCTGACCGTTTACACCGCGGCGTTCATCGCCGAGATCGTGCGTTCGGGGATCAAGTCGGTCAGCCACGGCCAGACCGAAGCGGCCCGTTCGCTCGGTTTGCGTGAAGGCCCGACCCTTCGCAAGGTGATAATTCCCCAGGCGCTGCGGGTGATCATCCCGCCGCTGACCAGCCAATACCTGAACCTGGCGAAGAACTCCTCGCTGGCCGCCGGTATCGGTTATCCGGAAATGGTTTCGCTGTTCGCCGGCACCGTGCTCAACCAGACCGGTCAGGCGATCGAAGTGATTGCGATCACCATGAGCGTGTACCTGGCGATCAGTATCAGCATTTCCCTGCTGATGAACTGGTACAACAAGCGCATTGCGCTGATCGAGCGGTAA
- a CDS encoding amino acid ABC transporter ATP-binding protein has translation MSEAIKKPVGPEGIIQMQGVNKWYGQFHVLKDINLNVKQGERIVLCGPSGSGKSTTIRCLNRLEEHQQGRIVVDGVELTNDLKQIEAIRREVGMVFQHFNLFPHLTILQNCTLAPMWVRKMPKRKAEEIAMHYLERVRIPEQAHKFPGQLSGGQQQRVAIARALCMKPKIMLFDEPTSALDPEMVKEVLDTMIGLAEDGMTMLCVTHEMGFARTVANRVIFMDKGEIVEQAAPNDFFDNPQNERTKLFLSQILH, from the coding sequence ATGAGCGAAGCAATCAAAAAGCCTGTGGGTCCTGAAGGCATCATTCAGATGCAGGGCGTCAACAAGTGGTACGGCCAGTTCCACGTGCTGAAAGACATCAACCTCAACGTAAAACAGGGCGAGCGTATCGTCCTGTGCGGCCCGTCGGGTTCCGGCAAGTCGACCACCATCCGTTGCCTCAATCGTCTGGAAGAACACCAGCAGGGCCGCATCGTTGTGGATGGCGTGGAACTGACCAATGACCTCAAACAGATCGAAGCGATCCGTCGTGAAGTCGGCATGGTGTTCCAGCACTTCAACCTGTTCCCGCACCTGACCATTTTGCAGAACTGTACCCTGGCGCCGATGTGGGTGCGCAAGATGCCCAAGCGCAAGGCCGAGGAAATCGCCATGCATTACCTGGAGCGCGTACGCATTCCGGAGCAGGCGCATAAATTCCCGGGGCAACTGTCCGGCGGCCAGCAGCAGCGTGTGGCGATCGCCCGCGCACTGTGCATGAAACCGAAAATCATGCTGTTCGACGAACCAACCTCGGCACTCGACCCTGAGATGGTGAAAGAGGTTCTGGACACCATGATCGGCCTGGCCGAAGACGGCATGACCATGCTCTGCGTGACCCACGAAATGGGCTTCGCCCGCACCGTGGCCAATCGCGTGATCTTCATGGACAAGGGGGAGATCGTTGAGCAGGCGGCGCCGAATGACTTCTTCGACAATCCGCAGAATGAGCGGACGAAGTTGTTCTTGAGTCAGATTTTGCATTGA
- a CDS encoding alpha/beta hydrolase produces the protein MTEPLILQPVKPADACVIWLHGLGADRYDFLPVAEALQENLLSTRFVLPQAPTRPVTINGGYAMPSWYDIKAMSPARAIDRDELEVSAGHVIELIENQRASGIDASRIFLAGFSQGGAVALHTAFLKWQGPLGGVLALSTYAPTFSDELELSASQQRIPVLSLHGQFDNVVQNSMGRSAYEYLKKHGVTVTWQEYPMEHEVLPEEIRDIGVWLSERLR, from the coding sequence ATGACTGAGCCCTTGATTCTTCAGCCTGTTAAGCCCGCAGACGCTTGCGTGATCTGGCTGCACGGCCTCGGCGCCGACCGCTACGACTTCCTGCCAGTGGCCGAAGCCTTGCAGGAAAACCTGCTGTCGACGCGCTTCGTGCTGCCTCAGGCACCGACACGTCCGGTCACCATTAATGGCGGATATGCCATGCCGAGCTGGTACGACATCAAAGCCATGAGCCCGGCGCGAGCGATCGACCGGGATGAACTGGAAGTGTCCGCCGGGCACGTCATCGAATTGATCGAGAACCAGCGCGCCAGCGGAATAGACGCCTCGCGGATTTTCCTCGCCGGTTTTTCCCAGGGTGGCGCCGTGGCCTTGCACACCGCTTTTCTGAAATGGCAGGGGCCGTTGGGTGGCGTCCTGGCATTGTCGACGTATGCGCCGACGTTCAGCGATGAACTGGAGTTATCCGCCAGCCAGCAGCGCATTCCGGTGCTGTCGCTGCACGGTCAGTTCGATAACGTCGTGCAGAACTCGATGGGCCGCAGCGCCTACGAGTACTTAAAGAAGCATGGTGTCACCGTGACATGGCAGGAATACCCAATGGAGCACGAAGTGTTACCCGAAGAAATTCGCGACATCGGCGTGTGGTTGAGCGAGCGATTGCGCTGA
- a CDS encoding CynX/NimT family MFS transporter, whose protein sequence is MNLETEKSMSRSELSTTPKRTAELEELLIDAEADDEQVQQSHPLVRRPWLLLLGLILVALNLRPALSSMAPLLSEVSKSLGLSAAQAGLLTTLPVLCLGLFAPLAPILARRFGAERVVLGILLTLAGGIILRSNFGEIGLFAGSVLGGASIGIIGVLLPGIVKRDFAKHAGTMTGVYTMALCLGAAMAAGSTVPLSEHFDNNWALGLGFWVIPALLAAVFWLPQVGQKHGAHNVAYRVRGLLRDPLAWQVTLYMGLQSSLAYIVFGWLPSILIGRGLTPTQAGLVLSGSVIIQLASSLAAPWLATRGKDQRLAIVVVMALTLGGLFGCLYAPIEGLWGWAILLGLGQGGAFSLALTLIVLRSRDAHVAANLSSMAQGFGYTLASMGPFAVGVVHDWTGGWNAVGWIFGIIGCGAILAGLGAGRALFVQVQSEKI, encoded by the coding sequence ATGAACCTTGAAACCGAGAAGTCCATGTCCCGCAGTGAGTTATCCACAACCCCGAAACGCACGGCAGAGCTTGAAGAGCTGCTGATCGATGCCGAGGCGGATGACGAGCAAGTGCAGCAAAGTCACCCGCTGGTCCGGCGCCCGTGGCTGTTGCTGCTGGGATTGATTTTGGTGGCGCTGAACCTGCGTCCGGCACTGTCGAGCATGGCGCCGCTGCTCAGCGAAGTGTCGAAAAGCCTAGGCTTGTCTGCCGCGCAGGCCGGTCTGCTGACCACTCTGCCAGTGCTGTGCCTGGGCTTGTTCGCACCGCTGGCGCCGATTCTGGCGCGGCGCTTCGGCGCCGAACGGGTGGTGCTTGGCATCCTGCTGACACTCGCCGGCGGGATCATCCTGCGCAGCAACTTCGGTGAGATAGGTCTGTTCGCCGGCAGCGTGCTGGGCGGTGCGAGCATCGGCATTATCGGCGTGCTGCTGCCGGGCATCGTCAAGCGCGATTTCGCCAAACACGCCGGCACCATGACCGGCGTCTACACCATGGCCCTGTGCCTGGGCGCGGCAATGGCGGCGGGTTCGACCGTGCCGTTGAGCGAACACTTCGACAACAACTGGGCGCTGGGCCTGGGCTTCTGGGTAATCCCGGCGCTGTTGGCCGCAGTGTTCTGGCTGCCGCAAGTCGGGCAAAAGCACGGTGCGCACAACGTTGCTTACCGCGTGCGCGGTCTGTTGCGTGATCCGCTGGCGTGGCAGGTGACCTTGTACATGGGTTTGCAGTCGTCGTTGGCCTATATCGTGTTCGGCTGGCTGCCATCGATCCTCATTGGCCGTGGCCTGACGCCGACACAGGCCGGTCTGGTGCTCTCCGGCTCAGTGATCATCCAGCTCGCCAGTTCGCTGGCCGCTCCGTGGCTGGCGACCCGCGGCAAGGATCAGCGTCTGGCAATCGTGGTCGTGATGGCGCTGACCCTCGGCGGTCTGTTCGGTTGCCTGTATGCGCCGATCGAAGGCCTGTGGGGCTGGGCGATTCTGCTGGGTCTGGGGCAGGGCGGTGCATTCAGTCTGGCGCTGACGTTGATCGTACTGCGCTCGCGTGACGCCCATGTCGCAGCAAACTTGTCGAGCATGGCTCAAGGCTTCGGTTACACGCTGGCTTCGATGGGGCCGTTCGCAGTCGGCGTGGTGCATGACTGGACGGGCGGCTGGAATGCGGTGGGCTGGATTTTCGGCATCATTGGCTGTGGCGCGATCCTCGCCGGCCTGGGTGCCGGGCGTGCACTGTTCGTGCAAGTGCAAAGCGAAAAAATCTGA
- a CDS encoding FadR/GntR family transcriptional regulator, with the protein MSDISPLVKRSLVDQALDQLRQRINSGTWQVGERLPTEPELCAELGISRNTVREAMRVLAFSGLIEIRQGDGSYLRAVVDPLDTLKALSRCSLEQARETRHILEVEAIGLAALRRTDEDLVALREALGTSGSHYHGDLDTYIACDLVFHRRLVDAAHNPTLSELYRYFSSIVGAQLRQTLNIVPRRQEVFDLHIELLDAVEQRDPERAKALSRQLINEP; encoded by the coding sequence ATGTCAGACATTTCTCCTCTTGTTAAGCGGTCCTTGGTCGATCAGGCCTTGGATCAATTGCGTCAGCGCATCAACAGCGGCACCTGGCAGGTCGGCGAGCGATTGCCGACCGAACCCGAGCTGTGCGCCGAGCTGGGCATCAGCCGTAACACCGTGCGCGAAGCCATGCGCGTATTGGCGTTTTCCGGGTTGATCGAGATCCGTCAGGGCGACGGCAGTTATCTGCGCGCGGTGGTTGATCCGCTGGACACGCTCAAGGCGTTGTCCCGTTGCTCGCTGGAACAGGCGCGCGAGACCCGGCATATCCTTGAAGTCGAGGCCATTGGCCTGGCGGCGTTGCGCCGCACGGATGAGGATCTGGTCGCCTTGCGTGAAGCACTCGGCACCAGCGGCAGCCACTACCACGGCGACCTCGACACCTACATCGCCTGCGATCTGGTGTTCCACCGCCGACTGGTCGACGCCGCACACAACCCGACCCTCAGCGAGCTGTATCGCTATTTCTCCAGCATCGTCGGCGCGCAATTGCGTCAGACCCTGAACATCGTCCCGCGCCGCCAGGAAGTGTTCGACTTGCACATCGAGTTGCTCGATGCCGTCGAACAACGTGACCCGGAGCGGGCCAAAGCTTTATCGAGGCAGTTGATCAATGAACCTTGA
- a CDS encoding type II TA system antitoxin MqsA family protein, with translation MKTQQCVSCGAREGMRHFAGRGETLSVKGMERRVDDLSGWECQQCGEVEWDHDTDSAERYCDAGDELVFAARQMIGAEMKRIRRKLHLTQKETVQLLSGGGHNAFSRYERGEILPPKALMLLMRLLDRYPYLLTDAKILGEGADLRGFKHTIHKEHETLTVS, from the coding sequence ATGAAAACCCAGCAATGTGTCAGCTGCGGTGCACGTGAGGGAATGAGACATTTTGCAGGGCGCGGCGAAACCCTGAGTGTCAAAGGCATGGAGCGCCGTGTAGATGATCTTTCTGGTTGGGAATGCCAGCAGTGCGGAGAGGTTGAGTGGGATCACGATACCGATAGCGCGGAACGTTATTGTGATGCAGGGGATGAGCTGGTTTTCGCTGCCAGGCAAATGATCGGCGCCGAGATGAAGCGTATTCGGCGCAAATTGCACCTTACGCAAAAAGAGACGGTGCAACTGCTGTCCGGTGGAGGGCATAACGCGTTCTCTCGCTACGAACGCGGCGAAATACTACCGCCCAAGGCGTTGATGCTGCTGATGCGACTATTGGATCGTTACCCGTACTTGCTGACCGATGCGAAAATTCTCGGTGAAGGTGCAGACTTGAGAGGCTTCAAGCACACCATCCACAAAGAACACGAAACCCTCACCGTATCCTGA
- the rhlB gene encoding ATP-dependent RNA helicase RhlB: MTVLKALKKMFGKSEAEQLAPVPSAPSHAPGHRSDARQADRPATVAAPKQDSQPAAVATSVAAPVADSVSSEAPKPARPRREPKPKAAVIPWKLEDFVVEPQEGKTRFHDFKLSPELMHAIQDLGFPYCTPIQAQVLGFTLAGKDAIGRAQTGTGKTAAFLISIITQLLQTPPPKERYMGEPRALIIAPTRELVVQIAKDAADLTKYTGLNVMTFVGGMDFDKQLKHLEARHCDILVATPGRLLDFNQRGDVHLDMVEVMVLDEADRMLDMGFIPQVRQIIRQTPPKSERQTLLFSATFTEDVMNLAKQWTTDPSIVEIESQNVANENVEQHIYAVAGADKYKLLFNLVNDNGWERVIVFANRKDEVRRIEERLVRDGINAAQLSGDVPQHKRIKTLEGFREGKIRVLVATDVAGRGIHIDGISHVINFTLPEVPDDYVHRIGRTGRAGADGVSISFAGEDDSYQLPSIEEKLGRKISCETPPTHLLRAVERKRAQ, from the coding sequence ATGACCGTGCTCAAAGCACTCAAGAAGATGTTCGGTAAAAGCGAGGCTGAGCAGCTCGCGCCAGTTCCCAGTGCGCCGTCGCACGCCCCCGGTCATCGCAGCGATGCCCGCCAGGCCGACCGCCCCGCTACCGTAGCGGCACCGAAACAAGACTCACAACCGGCCGCCGTCGCCACTTCAGTAGCAGCGCCTGTTGCAGACAGCGTCAGCAGCGAAGCGCCGAAACCGGCCAGACCGCGGCGCGAACCGAAGCCCAAGGCTGCGGTTATCCCGTGGAAACTCGAAGACTTCGTCGTCGAGCCGCAGGAAGGCAAAACCCGCTTTCACGATTTCAAACTGTCCCCGGAACTGATGCACGCCATCCAGGACCTGGGCTTCCCGTATTGCACGCCGATCCAGGCGCAGGTGCTGGGCTTCACCCTCGCCGGCAAAGACGCCATCGGCCGCGCGCAGACCGGTACCGGCAAGACCGCCGCGTTCCTGATCTCGATCATCACCCAACTGCTGCAAACGCCGCCGCCGAAAGAACGCTACATGGGCGAACCCCGTGCACTGATCATCGCGCCGACCCGTGAGCTGGTGGTGCAGATTGCAAAAGACGCCGCTGACCTGACCAAGTACACCGGCCTCAATGTGATGACGTTTGTCGGCGGCATGGACTTCGACAAGCAGCTCAAGCACCTCGAAGCGCGCCATTGCGACATTCTTGTGGCAACGCCGGGCCGTCTGCTCGACTTCAACCAGCGCGGCGACGTGCACCTGGACATGGTCGAAGTGATGGTGCTGGACGAAGCCGACCGTATGCTCGACATGGGTTTCATCCCGCAGGTTCGGCAGATCATTCGCCAGACCCCGCCGAAAAGCGAACGTCAGACGCTGCTGTTCTCCGCGACTTTCACCGAAGACGTGATGAATCTCGCCAAGCAGTGGACCACCGACCCGTCGATCGTCGAGATCGAATCGCAAAACGTGGCCAACGAAAACGTCGAGCAGCACATCTATGCCGTGGCCGGTGCCGACAAGTACAAACTGCTCTTCAACCTGGTCAACGATAACGGCTGGGAGCGGGTGATCGTGTTTGCCAACCGCAAGGACGAAGTACGCCGCATCGAAGAACGCCTGGTGCGTGACGGCATCAACGCTGCGCAACTGTCCGGCGACGTGCCGCAGCACAAACGCATCAAAACCCTGGAAGGCTTTCGCGAAGGCAAGATTCGCGTATTGGTCGCCACCGATGTCGCCGGTCGCGGCATCCACATCGACGGCATCAGCCACGTGATCAACTTCACCTTGCCGGAAGTCCCGGACGACTACGTGCACCGCATCGGCCGTACCGGTCGCGCTGGCGCCGACGGTGTGTCGATCAGCTTCGCCGGCGAGGACGACTCCTACCAGTTGCCGTCCATCGAAGAGAAGCTCGGTCGCAAGATCAGCTGTGAAACGCCGCCAACGCATCTGCTGCGGGCGGTTGAGCGTAAGCGTGCGCAGTAA